One part of the Rutidosis leptorrhynchoides isolate AG116_Rl617_1_P2 chromosome 1, CSIRO_AGI_Rlap_v1, whole genome shotgun sequence genome encodes these proteins:
- the LOC139900122 gene encoding uncharacterized protein, with translation MKIISLNVSGLRKVGKVRFNWVRDLIRFHSPDIFAIQESKRVNINDFIIENLWGNQNYEYVFKLAVGFSGGLILVWNLLKFSMSQVVEKEFFLAITGKWAGKDYESIVVNVSGPNNDSRKHKFWESFENIMQVNIVYWIICGDFNEVRRDSERKNCVFMDHRAKILNDFIDRAQLIEIPLGGMKFTRISDDVLKYSKLDRFLVLESCIESWVDLVACTIDRKYSDHCPIILKDSNNDFGSRPVRIFKSWFEDEESEDLIKSTWGIVTRNP, from the coding sequence ATGAAGATTATTTCACTAAATGTAAGTGGTCTTAGGAAAGTAGGTAAGGTTAGATTTAATTGGGTTAGAGATTTAATTCGTTTTCATAGCCCAGATATTTTTGCAATTCAAGAATCCAAACGGGTAAACATTAATGACTTCATCATTGAAAACCTTTGGGGAAACCAAAATTATGAATATGTTTTTAAACTGGCTGTAGGGTTTTCGGGAGGGCTAATACTTGTATGGAATCTACTTAAATTTAGCATGTCCCAAGTAGTTGAAAAAGAGTTTTTTCTGGCGATAACAGGAAAATGGGCGGGTAAAGATTATGAATCAATCGTTGTAAATGTTTCTGGACCGAATAACGATTCCCGAAAACACAAGTTTTGGGAAAGCTTTGAGAATATTATGCAGGTAAATATTGTATACTGGATAATTTGCGGTGATTTCAATGAGGTAAGACGAGATTCGGAAAGGAAGAACTGTGTTTTCATGGATCATAGGGCCAAAATATTGAATGACTTTATCGATAGAGCACAACTCATTGAGATCCCTCTAGGTGGCATGAAATTCACCAGAATAAGTGATGATGTATTAAAATATAGTAAACTTGACAGGTTTTTGGTGTTGGAATCTTGTATTGAATCATGGGTGGACCTTGTGGCATGTACTATTGATAGAAAATACTCCGATCATTGCCCGATCATTTTGAAAGATTCTAACAATGATTTTGGGTCGAGGCCGGTTCGGATTTTTAAGAGTTGGTTTGAAGACGAGGAAAGCGAGGACCTAATCAAATCTACATGGGGCATAGTTACAAGAAATCCGTGA